The proteins below come from a single Chryseobacterium sp. MA9 genomic window:
- a CDS encoding type VI secretion system contractile sheath small subunit: MAMFNYGVGGNEVKVDANEAIQEIQENKSLIVSQLTTEESYTPEIVTGLKTVEDVFKHFQPSISVQHETEDGGMVEEEFRFQNLGDFTPKSLTQKSDYLQQLSMEQEQYNKIVRQLKTNKILRNMLENDQTRAAFIDVLKEVAQELEK, from the coding sequence ATGGCAATGTTTAATTATGGTGTTGGCGGAAACGAAGTAAAAGTAGACGCTAATGAAGCTATTCAGGAAATACAGGAAAATAAATCACTGATAGTAAGCCAGCTTACAACAGAAGAGTCTTATACCCCTGAAATCGTAACAGGATTAAAAACAGTGGAAGACGTTTTCAAACATTTTCAGCCTTCAATATCGGTACAACACGAAACAGAAGACGGAGGAATGGTAGAAGAAGAATTCCGTTTTCAAAACCTTGGAGACTTTACCCCTAAAAGCCTTACTCAGAAGTCAGATTATCTGCAGCAGCTGAGCATGGAGCAGGAGCAGTACAACAAAATAGTACGTCAGCTGAAAACAAACAAAATTCTACGCAATATGCTGGAGAACGATCAGACAAGAGCGGCGTTCATAGATGTATTGAAAGAAGTGGCACAAGAACTTGAAAAATAA
- a CDS encoding DUF5458 family protein, with protein MDSKLQAQESQQQGQQQHSGQPKGNPLAELNKMGGFGFVESVVDGIANMNPTRKARKEIFLNDSNKADERKELLQKINLWVNLLEGNESADKMADTCKSKAQQADQNLKTNLKNTLDAVRLLETNYRTVAQFYKNTELDKVDNVSIVNASIEQVSDLDNPLFIDAISEEFKNYYDRLDLRDNYSILAIPGYLGSNKVIEKWAKICNENKVMMVTDFANLDKPDDVVDLFHSANLTGGELHRSNVIMTCNWLVGRGKAEEVGEEENVELPPSTSLAGKIHKTLMSQVAAGKKHGNINEVDAVKFELKKSEISQLEKMGLVPMVNEYGKIMAFSAKTLFTGDNIGLQTYSVVRVFDYVTKVLLDFLNRRAFENWNAKNEDDLRRQIVTFLDNIKGPDKLIEKFKIVRFEQDRVNKDRVWLDIRMTPYFPTKSFVIKLDGHKGDDGNEWDAEYTQE; from the coding sequence ATGGATAGCAAATTACAGGCACAAGAAAGCCAGCAGCAGGGTCAGCAGCAACACTCGGGACAACCGAAAGGCAACCCGCTTGCAGAGCTCAATAAAATGGGAGGATTTGGCTTTGTTGAATCCGTTGTAGACGGTATTGCCAATATGAACCCAACAAGAAAGGCAAGAAAAGAAATCTTCCTGAATGACAGCAATAAAGCAGATGAAAGAAAAGAACTTCTTCAGAAGATCAATCTTTGGGTAAACCTTTTAGAAGGTAATGAATCTGCTGATAAAATGGCCGATACGTGCAAGAGTAAAGCACAGCAGGCCGACCAAAACTTAAAGACAAACTTAAAAAATACACTGGATGCTGTTCGTCTGTTGGAAACCAACTACAGAACAGTAGCTCAATTCTACAAAAACACAGAATTGGATAAAGTGGACAACGTAAGTATTGTAAACGCAAGCATTGAACAGGTTTCAGATTTGGACAATCCTCTGTTCATTGATGCAATCTCAGAAGAATTTAAAAATTACTACGACCGTCTTGACCTTAGAGATAACTACTCCATCCTTGCAATACCAGGATATTTAGGATCCAATAAGGTAATCGAGAAATGGGCAAAAATCTGTAACGAAAACAAAGTAATGATGGTTACAGACTTCGCCAACCTTGATAAGCCGGATGACGTGGTAGATTTATTCCACTCTGCCAACCTTACAGGAGGTGAACTTCACAGAAGTAACGTTATTATGACGTGTAACTGGCTGGTAGGACGTGGTAAAGCTGAAGAAGTAGGGGAAGAAGAAAACGTAGAACTTCCACCTTCCACTTCATTAGCCGGAAAAATCCATAAAACCCTGATGTCTCAGGTAGCAGCAGGTAAAAAACATGGTAACATCAACGAAGTAGACGCTGTAAAATTTGAATTGAAGAAAAGTGAAATTTCTCAGCTGGAAAAAATGGGTCTTGTACCAATGGTAAACGAGTACGGAAAAATTATGGCTTTCTCTGCGAAGACATTATTTACAGGAGACAATATCGGTCTTCAGACGTATTCCGTAGTTCGTGTATTCGACTATGTGACTAAAGTATTACTTGACTTCCTTAACAGAAGAGCTTTCGAAAACTGGAATGCTAAAAACGAAGATGATTTGAGAAGACAGATCGTAACCTTCCTTGATAATATCAAAGGACCGGACAAATTGATCGAAAAATTCAAAATTGTTCGTTTCGAGCAGGATAGAGTAAACAAAGACAGAGTATGGCTGGATATCCGTATGACACCTTATTTCCCTACAAAGAGTTTTGTTATTAAACTTGACGGACACAAAGGAGATGATGGAAACGAATGGGATGCAGAATACACTCAGGAGTAA